The Deltaproteobacteria bacterium region TCATTTTTTAGGAAGAGCCCATGAAATCCATCCACCCTGATTACCCCTTATTGGTAAAGGAGGTCCGCCGGCAACTCGCCATAAGCCAGGAGGATCTGGCCCGGGAGCTGGGCGTGAGCTATGCCACGGTCAATCGCTGGGAAAATGGGCAAGCCAAGCCTTCCAAGCTGGCTCGGGCCCAGTTGGATGCGTTTTGCGATCGGATGTTGAAAGAGGGAAGATTGGATCTGCCTAACCGGAATGATGGATAAGGGGACGGACTGATGACGAAATCGACGCATGGCAAAAACGTGTCGATATTTTCAGTTTTTGTGGACACGTTT contains the following coding sequences:
- a CDS encoding helix-turn-helix transcriptional regulator; translation: MKSIHPDYPLLVKEVRRQLAISQEDLARELGVSYATVNRWENGQAKPSKLARAQLDAFCDRMLKEGRLDLPNRNDG